In Malus sylvestris chromosome 16, drMalSylv7.2, whole genome shotgun sequence, the following are encoded in one genomic region:
- the LOC126608301 gene encoding 30S ribosomal protein S7, chloroplastic, producing the protein MSRRGTAEEKTAKSDPIYRNRLVNMLVNRILKHGKKSLAYQIIYRAMKKIQQKTETNPLSVLRQAIRGVTPDIAVKARRVGGSTHQVPIEIGSTQGKALAIRWLLGASRKRPGRNMVFKLSSELVDAANGSGDAIRKKEETHRMAEANRAFAHFR; encoded by the coding sequence ATGTCACGCCGAGGTACTGCAGAAGAAAAAACTGCAAAATCCGATCCAATTTATCGTAATCGATTAGTTAACATGTTGGTTAACCGTATTCTGAAACACGGAAAAAAATCATTGGCTTATCAAATTATCTATCGAGCCATGAAAAAGATTCAACAAAAGACAGAAACAAATCCACTATCTGTTTTACGTCAAGCAATACGTGGAGTAACTCCCGATATAGCAGTAAAAGCAAGACGTGTAGGCGGATCGACTCATCAAGTTCCCATTGAAATAGGATCCACACAAGGAAAAGCACTTGCCATTCGTTGGTTATTAGGGGCATCTCGAAAACGTCCAGGTCGAAATATGGTTTTCAAATTAAGTTCCGAATTAGTGGATGCTGCCAACGGGAGTGGCGATGCCATACGCAAAAAGGAAGAGACTCATAGAATGGCAGAGGCAAATAGAGCTTTTGCACATTTTCGTTAA
- the LOC126608304 gene encoding NAD(P)H-quinone oxidoreductase subunit 2 A, chloroplastic-like has protein sequence MIWHVQNENFILDSTRIFMKAFHLLLFDGSFIFPECILIFGLILLLMIDSTSDQKDIPWLYFISSTSLVMSITALLFRWREEPTISFSGNFQTNNFNEIFQFLILLCSTLCIPLSVEYIECTEMAITEFLLFVLTATLGGMFLCGANDLITIFVAPECFSLCSYLLSGYTKKDVRSNEATTKYLLMGGASSSILVHGFSWLYGSSGGEIELQEIVNGLINTQMYNSPGISIALIFITVGIGFKLSPAPSHQWTPDVYEGVRCYIVGSHPSETTSVIGASVDKRITLR, from the exons ATGATCTGGCATGTACAGAATGAAAACTTCATTCTCGATTCTACGAGAATTTTTATGAAAGCCTTTCATTTGCTTCTCTTCGATGGAAGTTTTATTTTCCCAGAATGTATCCTAATTTTTGGCCTAATTCTTCTTCTGATGATCGATTCAACCTCTGATCAAAAAGATATACCTTGGTTATATTTCATCTCTTCAACAAGTTTAGTAATGAGCATAACGGCCCTATTGTTCCGATGGAGAGAAGAACCTACGATTAGCTTTTCGGGAAATTTCCAAACGAACAATTTCAACGAAATCTTTCAATTTCTTATTTTACTATGTTCAACTCTATGTATTCCTCTATCCGTAGAGTACATTGAATGTACAGAAATGGCTATAACAGAGTTTCTGTTATTCGTATTAACAGCTACTCTAGGAGGAATGTTTTTATGCGGTGCTAACGATTTAATAACTATCTTTGTAGCTCCAGAATGTTTCAGTTTATGCTCCTACCTATTATCTGGATATACCAAGAAAGATGTACGGTCTAATGAGGCTACTACGAAGTATTTACTCATGGGTGGGGCAAGCTCTTCTATTCTGGTTCACGGTTTCTCTTGGCTATATGGTTCATCCGGGGGAGAGATCGAGCTTCAAGAAATAGTGAATGGTCTTATCAATACACAAATGTATAACTCCCCAGGAATTTCAATTGCGCTTATATTCATCACTGTAGGAATTGGGTTCAAGCTTTCCCCAGCCCCTTCTCATCAATGGACTCCTGACGTATACGAAGGAGTGCG ATGCTACATAGTTGGTTCTCATCCTTCAGAGACTACGAGTGTAATAGGAGCATCCGTCGACAAAAGGATCACCCTAAGATGA
- the LOC126608302 gene encoding NAD(P)H-quinone oxidoreductase subunit 2 A, chloroplastic-like yields EKEVRNPLFDSDSPTPVVAFLSVTSKVAASASATRIFDIPFYFSSNEWHLLLEILAILSMILGNLIAITQTSMKRMLAYSSIGQIGYVIIGIIVGDSNGGYASMITYMLFYISMNLGTFACIVSFGLRTGTDNIRDYAGLYTKDPFLALSLALCLLSLGGLPPLAGFFGKLHLFWCGWQAGLYFLVSIGLLTSVVSIYYYLKIIKLLMTGRNQEITPHVRNYRRSPLRSNNSIELSMIVCVIASTIPGISMNPIIEIAQDTLF; encoded by the coding sequence GAGAAAGAAGTGAGGAATCCTCTTTTCGACTCTGACTCTCCCACTCCAGTTGTTGCTTTTCTTTCTGTTACTTCGAAAGTAGCTGCTTCAGCTTCAGCCACTCGAATTTTTGatattcctttttatttctcatCAAACGAATGGCATCTTCTTCTGGAAATCCTAGCTATTCTTAGCATGATATTGGGGAATCTCATTGCTATTACTCAAACAAGCATGAAACGTATGCTTGCGTATTCGTCCATAGGTCAAATTGGATATGTAATTATTGGAATAATTGTTGGAGACTCAAATGGTGGATATGCAAGCATGATAACTTATATGCTGTTCTATATCTCCATGAATCTAGGAACTTTTGCTTGCATTGTATCATTTGGTCTACGTACCGGAACTGATAACATTCGAGATTATGCAGGATTATACACAAAGGATCCTTTTTTGGCTCTCTCTTTAGCCCTATGTCTCTTATCCTTAGGAGGTCTTCCTCCACTAGCAGGTTTTTTCGGAAAACTTCATTTATTCTGGTGTGGATGGCAGGCAGGCCTATATTTCTTGGTTTCAATAGGACTCCTTACGAGCGTTGTTTCTATCTACTATTATCTAAAAATAATCAAGTTATTAATGACTGGACGAAACCAAGAAATAACCCCTCACGTGCGAAATTATAGAAGATCCCCTTTAAGATCAAACAATTCCATCGAATTGAGTATGATTGTATGTGTGATAGCATCTACTATACCAGGAATATCAATGAACCCAATTATTGAAATTGCTCAGGATACCCTTTTTTAG